The following proteins are co-located in the Naumovozyma dairenensis CBS 421 chromosome 9, complete genome genome:
- the NDAI0I01940 gene encoding uncharacterized protein (similar to Saccharomyces cerevisiae YLR278C; ancestral locus Anc_6.75), with protein MGRPKKEVSEEKFERFQKELEMAGDNVDILLKDKRGRSTACLLCRRRKQKCDHMLPSCTACLKAGVKCVQPSRYGAVQDSDNNDDVGPRNQDIEVHGAFLNSKEEMVQPNRNIPLPEQATFNNKWMNDQGIAVPTIHYPSNSQSMVDTRIPVIPKTSFPRTISEPTIPEEKNPTNLVSHAFVMNPKQIPTPLSSLSHDPSPPDTASIEDTPAIKKRQKKMKKVNESNGLSSTRKPKENKKDRYTLFLERKLNHLEQLIQLPAGGAAFQKKLSKYKMVGHLMGDVGDLDDLESIQNINNTTSNNTVQNIPNILPLPASASLSTSNKQLPFHHFGSIIPPSTGVGNVSSFVNQNSNPYHNQNTNMIPVLSSDSLDSVDYSNCIFAKYNLKEFFNYDPAFEFDEQLSRSFLDTFFTRLQFKYPLLDEKEIYNFHNHYTTNDIHSYSKFHFHFASGRMWLVFSISACLHMTTGKYKGLPPFRYFSTAVRHIARCENKLNDVQKVEVLTLLILYIVRTDRDSLVLYEIIKDVMDICQNKLSLNTWNPQDPFANKRLRLFWCVYLLERMICVAVGKPYTIKESDINLPLFNENSFNTKENSKQQGVHFINQSLKLRRIESKFVEILQILPIGVKSAATVRQKQLPLVKTFFRDLELWRASCSVDDVKNYENETLKLYYYRSVRLLIQPYLEFLTPDDRLFRECQAAAGQICQLYKIFHQKTVFGHSTPAVHTVFVAGVTLIYCMWLARNFDDERRKNLGDYSKHTRPLISASLFSTMDDLRACSVCLYVMTERSKFARVFRDTFDQLMNATVGNLIERCGPDSAELIHLTSGKYDVETLEGNSKTRALVENNQIPENNKVDSLVKTSNGLPPAIARVFGKRQADEHVGFVENSQVDLEEQKKFKKRQGLLEKTSVPKSLADLLVKSEGESNTIEQEKITSLRTETVSNTEFDAQNLRNQNSYVIKKPLNQSESDWQLFQKQAVMQQQLAQQNLQAYLSTLQHSGTNTSIQSQQQLNSYIAPSASDYAVLTNNQCITNAHSSQHTDSSTTGNQTLHNIAQSFNASFGKSDIPNGYCISKPQLHKEGKIAVMPSTSRSFPIQQNTSSVGDILFSNGTHEMINNISTWTNNAITDSMGKLYVPVSSHTSRPGQNDPQRQNRSQQENSYATQISTSYYSNTNNNGQNFPARDGQGNSIPYQRPSENNLNTHLKNPQLARELKNGNLTDLPSSQVNHQNLSKVSNNDWETHVSAPAAEEFWTVNDDYGFLT; from the coding sequence ATGGGTCGTCCAAAGAAAGAAGTTAGTGAAGAGAAATTTGAACGATTTCAAAAAGAACTGGAAATGGCAGGTGATAATGTAGACATATTATTGAAGGATAAAAGAGGAAGATCCACTGCGTGTCTTCTATGCCGACGaaggaaacaaaaatgTGACCATATGCTCCCCAGTTGTACAGCATGCTTGAAAGCAGGAGTCAAATGTGTCCAACCTTCTAGATACGGTGCTGTTCAAGACAGcgataataatgatgatgtcGGTCCAAGGAACCAAGATATTGAAGTGCATGGTGCTTTCCTCaattcaaaagaagaaatggtACAACCCAATAGAAACATTCCATTGCCAGAACAAGCTACTTTTAACAATAAATGGATGAATGATCAAGGAATAGCAGTACCAACCATACACTACCCATCAAATTCCCAATCTATGGTAGACACAAGGATACCTGTTATACCGAAAACCTCATTCCCTAGAACAATATCAGAGCCAACAATACCTGAAGAGAAAAATCCAACTAACTTAGTATCACATGCATTTGTTATGAACCCCAAACAAATACCTACTCCCCTATCCTCCCTATCACATGATCCATCTCCACCAGACACTGCTTCTATCGAAGACACTCCAGCCATTAAAAAGAggcaaaagaaaatgaaaaaagttAATGAATCTAACGGGCTTTCTAGTACAAGAAAGCCTAAAGAGAACAAAAAGGATCGATACActttatttcttgaaagaaaattaaatcatCTGGAACAATTAATTCAACTACCTGCTGGTGGTGCAGCTTtccaaaagaaattatcaaaatataaaatggTTGGACATCTCATGGGTGATGTAGGAGACTTAGATGACTTGGAAAGCATTCAAAACATCAATAATACTACTAGTAACAATACTGTCCAGAATATACCAAATATATTACCTTTACCAGCTTCTGCTTCGCTCTCAACTTCCAATAAACAATTGCCCTTCCATCATTTTGGGTCCATAATCCCACCTTCTACCGGTGTTGGGAATGTTAGCAGCTTCGTTAACCAAAATAGTAACCCTTACCACAACCAAAATACAAATATGATTCCAGTGTTATCATCAGATTCACTTGATTCTGTTGATTATTCTAACTGTATCTTCGCCAAATATAACTTAAAAGAGTTTTTCAATTATGACCCAGcctttgaatttgatgaacAATTATCAAGATCATTCTTAGACACTTTCTTTACGAGATTGCAATTCAAATATCCCTTATTggatgaaaaagaaatttataACTTCCATAACCATTATACCACAAATGACATCCATTCTTATTCCAAATTCCATTTCCATTTTGCTTCGGGTAGAATGTGGTTAGTCTTTAGTATTAGTGCATGTCTTCATATGACTACGGGCAAATATAAAGGATTACCTCCATTTCGTTATTTCTCTACCGCAGTAAGACATATTGCCAGATGTgagaataaattaaatgacGTTCAAAAAGTAGAAGTATTGACTTTATTGATTCTTTACATCGTAAGAACAGATAGAGATTCATTGGTTTTGTACGAAATCATTAAGGATGTTATGGACATTTgtcaaaataaattatctttGAATACATGGAATCCTCAAGATCCTTTTGCTAATAAAAGACTTCGATTATTTTGGTGTGTTTATTTACTAGAAAGAATGATCTGCGTGGCTGTGGGGAAACCTTATACCATAAAGGAATCCGACATTAATTTACCTCTTTTCAACgaaaattcattcaatacAAAGGAGAACTCTAAACAACAGGGTgttcatttcattaatcAATCTTTGAAACTACGCAGAATAGAATCAAAATTTGTAGAAATCTTGCAAATTTTACCCATAGGTGTAAAATCTGCAGCCACAGTGAGACAAAAACAATTACCTTTAGTGAAAACCTTTTTCCGTGATTTGGAATTATGGAGAGCTTCGTGTTCAGTGGATGATGTTaaaaattatgaaaatgaaacattgaaattatattattatagatCTGTCCGTTTATTAATCCAACCCTATTTAGAATTTTTAACCCCAGATGATAGATTATTTAGAGAATGTCAAGCAGCAGCTGGACAAATCTGTCAACTTTACAAGATTTTCCATCAAAAGACCGTTTTTGGTCATTCAACACCAGCGGTTCATACTGTATTTGTTGCGGGTGTCACATTAATTTATTGTATGTGGTTAGCAAGaaattttgatgatgaaagaaggaaaaatttGGGGGATTATTCGAAACATACGAGACCATTAATAAGCGCCTCATTATTTTCCACCATGGATGATTTAAGAGCTTGTTCTGTTTGTCTTTATGTAATGACTGAAAGATCAAAATTTGCAAGAGTATTTAGAGATACATTTGACCAATTGATGAACGCTACGGTGGGCAATTTAATAGAAAGATGTGGACCCGATTCTGCCGAATTAATCCATTTAACATCCGGGAAATACGACGTGGAAACTTTGGAAGGAAACTCGAAAACCCGAGCATTGGTcgaaaataatcaaatacctgaaaataataaagtagATTCATTAGTAAAGACATCTAACGGTTTACCTCCTGCAATCGCAAGAGTTTTCGGTAAAAGGCAAGCCGATGAACATGTTGGTTTTGTTGAGAATTCCCAAGTAGATttagaagaacaaaagaaattcaaaaagaGGCAAGGTTTACTGGAGAAAACCTCAGTTCCTAAAAGTTTAGCTGATTTATTAGTCAAATCTGAAGGTGAATCAAACACTattgaacaagaaaagataACAAGTTTGAGAACAGAAACCGTTTCTAATACTGAATTTGATGCTCAAAATCTTCGTAATCAAAATAGCTATGTTATCAAAAAGCCGTTAAATCAATCTGAAAGTGATTGGCAGctttttcaaaaacaagCTGTCATGCAACAACAATTAGCTCAACAGAATTTACAGGCTTACTTATCTACATTACAACATAGTGGTACAAATACATCAATACAATCACAACAACAGCTAAATAGCTATATAGCACCATCTGCTTCTGACTATGCGGTCTTAACTAATAATCAGTGTATCACTAATGCACATAGTTCACAACATACTGATAGTAGCACAACAGGGAACCAGACATTACACAACATAGCCCAATCTTTTAATGCATCTTTTGGTAAATCTGATATACCAAATGGCTATTGTATTTCAAAACCACAACTACACAAAGAAGGTAAAATTGCCGTTATGCCGTCAACTTCACGATCGTTTCCAATACAACAGAATACTTCCTCAGTTGGTGATATATTATTCAGTAATGGTACTCATGAAATGATTAATAATATCTCCACATGGACAAATAATGCAATTACAGATTCGATGGGCAAATTATATGTACCAGTATCCTCACATACATCTCGTCCGGGCCAGAATGATCCACAACGTCAAAACCGAAGCCAGCAAGAAAATTCATATGCAACTCAAATTTCAACTTCTTATTACtctaatactaataataatggacAGAATTTTCCAGCTCGAGATGGTCAAGGCAATTCAATTCCTTATCAAAGGCCTTCGGAGAATAATCTAAATACGCATCTGAAAAATCCTCAGCTAGCGCGCGAACTCAAGAATGGTAATTTGACTGATCTTCCATCTTCCCAGGTAAATCATCAGAATTTATCAAAGGTGTCTAATAATGATTGGGAAACTCATGTTTCTGCGCCAGCTGCCGAAGAATTCTGGACTGTTAATGATGACTACGGATTTCTAACTTAA
- the YSH1 gene encoding cleavage polyadenylation factor subunit YSH1 (similar to Saccharomyces cerevisiae YSH1 (YLR277C) and SYC1 (YOR179C); ancestral locus Anc_6.74), whose amino-acid sequence MLDAGIHPAYQGMASLPFYDDFDLSTVDVLLISHFHLDHAASLPYVMQKTNFNGRVFMTHPTKAIYRWLLRDFVRVTSIGVNSPLDREENLYTNEDLVESFDKIETVDYHSTIDVNGIKFTAFHAGHVLGAAMFQIEIAGMRVLFTGDYSREKDRHLNSAEVPPLSSNILIVESTFGTATHEPRLNREKKLTQMIHHTVSHGGRVLMPVFALGRAQELMLILDEYWAQHAEELGDGQVPIYYASNLARKCMSVFQTYVNMMNDDIRKKFRDSQTNPFIFKNISYLKNLEEFQDLGPSVMLASPGMLQSGLSRDLLERWCPDEKNLVLITGYSIEGTMAKYLMLEPDTIPSVNNPEVTVARRCNIEEISFAAHVDFQENLEFIQKINATNIILVHGESNPMGRLKSAILSNFNALKGTENEVHVFNPRNCVDVDLEFKGVKIAKAVGNIVDEIDKDDLENLLSTDTAQSSDGSEKHQSKEDGTAKAVEEEETTNQDTVHDVVVSGILVSDEKNYDLNLVSLSDLREHHTELSTTILRERQTVYVNCKKELIYWHICQMFGVVDVLVDEEDITHKLNVKIEKEIEDGTISKESSKLILKVMGDIRLTVVDNMAILEWTQGLISDTVADSIIAILMSVDSAPASVKMSSTCNHSHGHDEVSDNTAKIEEELEQHSQVWKIKQISNLFREQFGETFTIFLDKLTEAKSNDTEDILGAVTIGKNEARINFSKMRVEECNSNPLKGRVESLLKIGSDLVASLC is encoded by the coding sequence ATGTTGGATGCAGGTATTCATCCTGCATATCAAGGTATGGCATCATTGCCATTttatgatgattttgatttatcGACTGTAGAcgtattattaatttccCATTTCCATTTGGATCATGCTGCGTCATTACCATATGTTATGCAAAAGACAAATTTTAATGGTAGAGTATTCATGACACACCCTACCAAGGCAATTTATAGATGGCTACTGAGAGACTTTGTACGAGTGACCAGTATTGGTGTCAATTCTCCATTAGatagagaagaaaatttatataCCAACGAAGACTTAGTGGAATCCTTTGATAAGATTGAAACTGTCGATTATCACTCGACAATTGATGTCAATGGTATTAAGTTCACAGCATTCCATGCGGGGCATGTACTGGGGGCAGCTATGTTTCAAATTGAGATTGCTGGTATGAGAGTCTTGTTTACAGGTGATTATTCTCGTGAGAAAGATAGACATTTAAATTCAGCAGAAGTTCCACCATTGTCATCGAATATCCTTATTGTGGAATCTACATTTGGTACAGCTACACATGAACCGCGTTTGAATAgggaaaagaaattgaccCAAATGATTCACCATACAGTATCCCATGGTGGAAGAGTGTTGATGCCTGTGTTCGCTCTTGGAAGAGCTCAAGAATTAATGTTGATTCTTGATGAATATTGGGCTCAACATGCAGAAGAACTAGGAGACGGACAAGTACCAATATACTATGCGTCTAATTTGGCGAGGAAGTGTATGAGTGTATTCCAAACGTATGTTAATATGATGAATGATGATATCCGTAAAAAGTTCAGAGATTCTCAAACCAATccatttatatttaaaaacATATCctatttgaaaaatctgGAAGAGTTCCAAGATTTAGGACCAAGTGTTATGTTAGCTTCGCCTGGTATGTTACAAAGTGGTCTTTCCAGGGATTTATTGGAAAGATGGTGCCCTGATGAAAAGAATTTAGTATTAATTACGGGTTATTCCATCGAAGGTACTATGGCCAAATATTTAATGTTAGAGCCGGATACAATTCCATCTGTTAATAATCCGGAAGTTACTGTGGCAAGACGTTGTAATATAGAGGAGATATCTTTTGCAGCACATGTTGATTTCCAGGAAAACCttgaatttattcaaaaaattaacGCAACAAATATAATTCTGGTACATGGGGAATCGAATCCGATGGGTCGTCTGAAATCAGCCATCTTATCTAACTTTAATGCTCTAAAAGGTACTGAAAACGAAGTTCATGTTTTCAATCCTAGAAATTGTGTAGATGTTGATTTAGAATTCAAGGGAGTGAAAATAGCGAAAGCTGTTGGAAATATTGTAGATGAgattgataaagatgatttgGAGAACTTACTTTCTACAGATACAGCGCAATCATCAGATGGAAGCGAAAAACACCAGTCTAAAGAAGATGGTACGGCCAAAGCAGTGGAAGAGGAGGAAACGACAAATCAAGATACTGTACATGACGTAGTTGTATCTGGAATTTTAGTTTCCGacgaaaaaaattatgatttAAATCTCGTATCGTTATCTGATCTGAGAGAACACCATACTGAATTATCAACAACTATATTGAGAGAAAGGCAAACAGTATATGTAAATTGTAAGAAAGAGTTGATATATTGGCATATTTGTCAAATGTTCGGTGTCGTTGATGTTCTAGTGGACGAAGAAGACATTACACATAAATTGAATGTGAAAatagaaaaagaaatcgAGGATGGTACGATATCAAAAGAATCTAGTAAACTGATCTTAAAGGTTATGGGTGATATTCGATTAACTGTTGTGGACAATATGGCCATTTTGGAATGGACACAAGGTTTGATAAGCGATACTGTTGCGGATTCTATCATTGCCATACTTATGAGTGTTGACTCTGCACCAGCAAGTGTGAAAATGAGTAGTACATGTAATCATTCCCATGGTCATGACGAGGTTAGTGATAATACCGCTAAAATAGAAGAGGAATTAGAACAGCATAGTCAAGTATGGAAAATAAAGCAAATATCGAATTTGTTTAGAGAACAATTTGGCGAAACATTTACAATATTTCTAGATAAATTAACCGAAGCTAAGTCAAACGACACAGAAGATATTCTCGGAGCTGTCACCATTGGGAAAAATGAGGCACGTATAAACTTTTCCAAGATGAGAGTAGAAGAATGTAATTCCAATCCATTGAAAGGTCGTGTAGAAAGTTTACTGAAGATCGGTTCAGATCTAGTGGCATCTTTATGTTAG
- the DBP9 gene encoding ATP-dependent DNA/RNA helicase (similar to Saccharomyces cerevisiae DBP9 (YLR276C); ancestral locus Anc_6.73) has protein sequence MSKNTASEAYIDDSTTFESFQLDSRLLQAIKSFGFHHPTLIQSTAIPLALQQKRDIIAKAATGSGKTLSYLVPVIETILDYKKTRVGNDIIEENSTLGIILVPTRELAHQVATVLEQMILFCSNDIRYLNISSDISNSVLSSLLTNRPEIIISTPGKLMNVLETKITSITLEDLKFLVIDEVDLVLTFGYQEDLNKISEYLPLKKNLQTFLMSATLNDDIQQLKQKFCRSPAILKFNDDEINKDQTKLIQYYVKVSEFDKFLMCYVIFKLGLIKGKTLLFVNNIDRGYRLKLVLEQFGIKSCILNSELPANSRQHIVDQFNKNIYNLLIATDDTEYIKEEEDEDEDEGDSKGDETNAKDKVEVGVEGKDDSTKESETQNKNNNKQKTRKDKEYGVSRGVDFKNVACVLNFDLPTTAKSYIHRIGRTARAGKSGTAISFVVPLKEYGKHKPSMCQTTKRDEKILSRIIKQQSKLGLEMQPYSFDTKQVEGFRYRLEDGFRAVTQVAVREARIKELKQELLTSEKLKRHFEENPKELQSLRHDKELHSARVQQHLKRVPEYLLPEAARKGGKKVNFVPFHNPKKSRRNGKKGGKVGKRRTGKSDPLKNFK, from the coding sequence ATGAGTAAAAATACGGCGTCAGAAGCATACATTGATGATTCCACTACGTTTGAATCCTTTCAATTAGATTCCAGATTACTGCAAGCTATCAAAAGTTTTGGCTTCCATCATCCTACGTTGATTCAATCTACAGCTATTCCTTTAGCCTTACAGCAGAAGAGAGATATTATTGCAAAGGCAGCAACTGGTTCAGGTAAGACATTGTCGTATCTAGTTCCTGTCATTGAAACTATTCTAGATTATAAGAAAACAAGAGTCGGTAATGatatcattgaagaaaatagtACTTTAGGGATTATATTAGTACCAACTAGAGAATTGGCACACCAAGTGGCCACAGTCTTGGAACAGATGATTCTATTTTGTTCTAACGACATTagatatttgaatatatcaTCTGACATATCGAATTCTGTGCTAAGTTCTTTATTGACGAACAGACCAGAAATCATAATTTCTACTCCTGGGAAACTAATGAATGTTttggaaacaaaaattactTCGATTACAttagaagatttgaaatttttagttattgatgaagttgATTTAGTTTTAACATTTGGTTATCAAgaagatttgaataaaatatcaGAATATCTgccattaaagaaaaacttGCAGACCTTTTTGATGAGCGCTActttaaatgatgatatacAACAACTGAAGCAAAAGTTTTGTCGTTCTCCAGCAATCTTGAAATTTAATGACGATGAAATCAATAAAGATCAAACGAAGttaattcaatattatgtTAAAGTTAGTGAATTTGATAAGTTCTTGATGTGTTATGTTATCTTCAAGTTAGGTTTAATAAAGGGGAAGACTTTATTGTTTGtgaataatattgatagGGGTTATAGACTAAAACTGGTCTTAGAGCAATTTGGGATCAAATCATGTATATTGAATAGTGAGTTACCAGCAAATTCCAGACAACACATAGTGGATCAATTTAATAAGAACAtttataatcttttaattgCCACAGACGATACCGAATatatcaaagaagaagaagacgaagatgaagatgaaggCGATAGCAAAGGCGATGAAACAAATGCGAAGGATAAGGTTGAAGTCGGTGTTGAAGGTAAAGATGACAGCACTAAGGAATCAGAAACTCAAAAcaagaataataacaaacaaaaaaccAGAAAGGATAAAGAATACGGTGTTTCTCGTGGTGTTGATTTTAAGAATGTTGCGTGTGTTTTGAATTTCGATCTTCCAACGACTGCTAAATCTTACATTCATAGAATTGGTAGAACTGCTAGAGCTGGGAAGTCAGGTACTGCGATTTCCTTTGTTGTCCCACTTAAAGAATATGGTAAACATAAACCATCAATGTGCCAAACGACTAAAAGAGATGAGAAGATTCTATCCCGTATCATCAAACAACAAAGTAAATTAGGACTAGAAATGCAACCTTATTCATTCGATACCAAACAAGTAGAAGGTTTCCGTTATAGATTAGAAGATGGGTTCCGTGCGGTAACCCAGGTAGCGGTAAGAGAGGcaagaattaaagaattgaaacaaGAATTACTAACAAGtgagaaattgaaaagacattttgaagaaaatccAAAGGAGCTACAGAGTTTAAGGCATGATAAAGAGTTACATTCTGCCAGAGTACAACAGCATCTAAAGAGAGTTCCAGAATATCTTCTCCCAGAAGCTGCTAGAAAAGGTGGTAAAAAGGTGAATTTTGTTCCTTTCCATAATCCTAAAAAGAGCCGTAGAAATGGTAAAAAAGGTGGGAAAGTGGGTAAACGTAGAACAGGTAAGTCTGATCCATTGAAAAACTTCAAATAA
- the SMD2 gene encoding mRNA splicing protein SMD2 (similar to Saccharomyces cerevisiae SMD2 (YLR275W); ancestral locus Anc_6.72): MSAQLIDRPKSELSREELNQLEEFEFKHGPMSLINDSVISKVPVIISLRNNHKIIARVKAFDRHCNMVLENVKELWTEKKGKQIINRERFISKLFLRGDSIIVILKAPVA, encoded by the exons ATGTC AGCTCAGCTAATAGATCGTCCAAAATCAGAATTATCGAGAGAAGAACTAAACCAACTTGAAGAATTCGAATTTAAACATGGCCCTATGTCTCTTATAAATGACTCGGTGATATCTAAAGTACCAGTAATCATTTCATTAAGGAATAATCATAAAATTATAGCTAGAGTAAAAGCATTCGATAGACATTGTAATATGGTTTTAGAGAATGTTAAAGAACTTTGGACTGAGAAGAAAGGGaagcaaataataaaccGTGAAAGATTCATTAGTAAATTGTTCCTTAGAGGGGATTCAATTATCGTGATACTAAAGGCACCGGTAGCATAG
- the MCM5 gene encoding MCM DNA helicase complex subunit MCM5 (similar to Saccharomyces cerevisiae CDC46 (YLR274W); ancestral locus Anc_6.71) produces the protein MSFDRPEIYSAPVLQGDSSNDDDNIEIIKSFRNFILEFRLNSHFIYRDQLRNALLVRNYSLTVNMEHLIGYNEDLYKRLSDEPSDVIPLFENAITQVAKRISSLTRSSSSQQQQQQQQNSNDDNDNLPSDSSSALIPNFQLILNSNANQTTLRNLDSEHVSKIVRLSGIIISASVLSSRATHLSLMCKSCRHTTSMDINNFNSISGNSITLPHSCRSNISSSETSNIGGGEDGPGGKNCGPDPYLIVHESSNFIDQQFLKLQEIPELVPVGEMPRNITMSCDRYLTNRVIPGTRVTIVGIYSIYNSKRMAGGNTNDGGIAIRNPYIKILGIQTDVETSSIWNSMTMFSEEEEEEFLQLSRRDDLYELLTKSIAPSIFGNEDIKKAIVCLLMGGSKKLLPDGMRLRGDINVLLLGDPGTAKSQLLKFVEKVSPIAVYTSGKGSSAAGLTASVQRDPATREFFLEGGAMVLADGGVVCIDEFDKMRDEDRVAIHEAMEQQTISIAKAGITTVLNSRTSVLAAANPIYGRYDDLKSPGENIDFQTTILSRFDMIFIVKDEHNEERDISIANHVINIHTGHSTTQNDQDLENSGSELTMEKMKRYITYCRMKCAPRLSPQAAERLSSQFVTIRKQLLINELESTERSSIPITIRQLEAIIRITESLAKLELSPVAHEKHVDEAIRLFQASTMDAASQDPIGGMNQNAPNIMTEIRNIEQELKRRLPIGWSTSYQTLRREFVDSNKFSQAALDKALYALEKHETVQLRHQGQNIYRSGV, from the coding sequence ATGTCCTTCGATAGACCAGAAATATACAGTGCTCCAGTCCTGCAAGGTGACTCCTCCAATGATGACGACAACATCGaaataattaaatcatttagAAACTTCATTTTGGAGTTTAGGTTAAATTCTCATTTCATCTACAGAGATCAATTGAGAAATGCTCTCCTAGTGAGAAATTACTCTCTAACGGTAAACATGGAACATTTAATCGGCtataatgaagatttatATAAAAGGTTATCTGATGAACCATCGGACGTGAttccattatttgaaaacgCCATCACTCAAGTGGCCAAAAGAATTTCAAGTTTGACAAGGTCATCCTCATcgcaacagcaacaacaacaacaacaaaactctaatgatgataacgaTAATCTCCCCTCAGATTCTTCCTCCGCATTGATACCAAATTTCCAATTAATTTTGAACTCAAATGCAAACCAGACTActttaagaaatttagATTCGGAACATGTCTCGAAAATAGTTCGTTTATCAGGTATAATCATCTCCGCATCAGTACTTTCATCTCGTGCCACccatttatcattaatgtGTAAATCTTGTAGACATACAACATCAATGGAcatcaacaatttcaattccaTATCAGGTAACTCAATAACATTACCTCATTCTTGTAGATCAAacatatcatcatcagaaaCTTCAAATATCGGAGGTGGTGAAGATGGTCCAGGTGGGAAAAATTGTGGACCTGATCCATATTTAATCGTTCATGAATCTTCCAATTTCATTGATCAACAATTCttaaaattacaagaaattCCTGAATTAGTACCCGTGGGGGAAATGCCAAGAAATATTACCATGTCATGTGATAGATATTTAACTAATCGTGTCATCCCAGGTACTCGTGTCACTATAGTGGGGATTTATTCCATTTATAACTCCAAGAGAATGGCCGGGGGTAACACAAATGATGGTGGAATCGCAATTAGAAATCCTTACATTAAAATCCTCGGTATTCAAACTGATGTGGaaacttcttcaatttgGAATTCAATGACAATGTTctcagaagaagaagaagaagaattctTACAATTAAGTAGAAGAGATGACTTATATGAGCTTTTAACAAAATCAATTGCCCCATCTATCTTTggtaatgaagatattaaaaaGGCAATAGTTTGCTTATTAATGGGAGGGTCAAAAAAACTATTACCAGATGGAATGAGATTAAGAGGAGATATTAACGTCTTATTATTAGGGGATCCAGGTACTGCTAAATctcaattattaaaattcgTCGAGAAAGTATCCCCAATCGCCGTATATACTTCAGGTAAGGGGTCATCTGCGGCAGGTCTAACTGCAAGTGTTCAAAGAGATCCAGCAACAAGAGAATTCTTTTTAGAGGGTGGTGCAATGGTCCTTGCAGATGGTGGCGTCGTTTGTATCGATGAATTCGATAAAATGAGAGATGAAGATCGTGTCGCCATCCATGAAGCAATGGAACAACAAACTATTTCCATCGCAAAAGCTGGGATCACTACAGtattaaattcaagaaCAAGTGTATTAGCAGCAGCAAATCCAATATATGGTCGTTACGATGATTTAAAATCACCAGGTGAAAATATAGACTTTCAAACTACTATCTTATCCCGTTTCGATATGATCTTTATCGTGAAAGATGAACATAATGAAGAACGTGATATATCTATTGCAAATCatgttattaatattcatACAGGTCATTCTACAACTCAAAATGATcaagatttggaaaattcaGGTTCGGAACTAACTATGGAAAAGATGAAACGTTATATAACCTATTGCAGAATGAAATGTGCTCCAAGACTTTCACCACAAGCTGCAGAAAGATTATCCTCCCAATTTGTTACTATTAGGAAACAACTATTAATAAACGAATTAGAATCCACGGAAAGATCATCGATCCCAATTACTATCCGTCAACTTGAAGCTATTATTCGTATCACAGAATCATTAGCCAAATTAGAATTAAGTCCCGTGGCACATGAAAAACATGTAGATGAAGCAATTAGGTTATTTCAGGCTTCCACTATGGATGCAGCATCACAAGATCCAATTGGTGGTATGAACCAAAATGCTCCTAACATCATGACAGAGATACGTAATATTgaacaagaattgaaaagaagattACCTATCGGATGGTCAACTTCTTACCAAACTTTGAGAAGAGAATTTGttgattcaaataaattctcTCAGGCAGCATTAGATAAAGCTTTATATGCATTAGAGAAACATGAAACCGTCCAACTAAGGCATCAAGgtcaaaatatttatagaAGTGGAGTGTAA